The Ascaphus truei isolate aAscTru1 chromosome 20, aAscTru1.hap1, whole genome shotgun sequence genome includes the window gttacaaatgcgttatttacatcagttatgcacgtatataacgattgcagtacagtacatgcatcgataagtgggaaaaaggtagtgcttcactttaagtacattttcgctttacatacatgctccggtcccattgcgtacgttaatgcggggtatgcctgtatatatatatatatatatatctatatctatctctctctctctggtaggCAATATCCTCACAAATTTCGTTTATTGCCATTTTGAATGCTTCTCTGAACTTCTGATTAGAAACATTTACTGAATACTGAATACATGATTTGTTGCACATCTTACCATGTGTTTCCTGTCTCTTTACAGTCTTAAACTAAATCTGACGTTTGAAAATCATTTTTTTGTGTCCGATATTAATGCATTTCTTTACTCAAATTTATTTCTCCAGATGATGGATTGATGAGCAGGAATTCCCCTGAAGGATATCACATTTTGCTCTGTTCACCAGATTGTGTGATGGAAGATACCAGTGTTACCCAAATGTATCATGGAGCAAATCACATTTGTCAAGATATACCAAACCAGAGTCTGAGAGAAACTGTGAGCATTATGGTTAAGGAATCAACCTCAAAGGAAGAAGGAAATCTCCCAGACTCCCACATTTATACCATCAGAGAACATACAGATACAGAATATGCATCTACTCCTTATACAAAGTGTAACAAAGGAAACAGGAATGCAGGGAACTTTTCCAAGAACATGTCAGAACAAGAAAaaacatttgtatgttctgaatgtgggaaatgttttaaaaataactCTACTCTCGTTACACATCAGAGAATacacacaggagaaaaaccatttgtatgttctcactgtgggaaatgttttacccatAACTCTAATCTTGTTAAACATGAGAGAACTCATacaggagaaagaccatttgtatgttctgaatgtgggaactGTTTTACAAATAACTCTACTCTGCTTACACATCAGAGAAtacacacaggagaaagaccatttgcatgttctgaatgtgggaactGTTTTACAAATAACTCTAATCTTGTTAAACATAAGAGAActcacacaggagaaagaccatttgt containing:
- the LOC142471289 gene encoding uncharacterized protein LOC142471289; translation: MPEIVSMIERGEEPYIRSHQQYKEKESPTDISTDDGLMSRNSPEGYHILLCSPDCVMEDTSVTQMYHGANHICQDIPNQSLRETVSIMVKESTSKEEGNLPDSHIYTIREHTDTEYASTPYTKCNKGNRNAGNFSKNMSEQEKTFVCSECGKCFKNNSTLVTHQRIHTGEKPFVCSHCGKCFTHNSNLVKHERTHTGERPFVCSECGNCFTNNSTLLTHQRIHTGERPFACSECGNCFTNNSNLVKHKRTHTGERPFVCSECGKCFTNKANLVTHRGKHTGERPFVCSECGKCFTNNSTLIIHQRIHTGERPFVCFECGKCFTHNSTLLTHQKIHTGEKPFVCSHCGKCFTQNSNFVIHQRTHTGERPFVCSECGKCFANKSCLVAHQRVHTRDK